Proteins encoded within one genomic window of Onychomys torridus unplaced genomic scaffold, mOncTor1.1, whole genome shotgun sequence:
- the LOC118576415 gene encoding vomeronasal type-1 receptor 90-like, translating into MSSLNNILYFQSGLGVLANMFLLFFYTVIILCHRPKLLDLISCQLTFIHIMMVLTGGDIWLTDIFESLNFENDFKCKTTFYLSRVMRGLSICMTCLLSVFQAVTISPSTSLLAKFKHKLKSYTIYAFYYLWSFNLSFSSRWIFYVGAFTNVSDSNQMKVTKSCSIFPMNYIIRALFLTVTVSRDVFLVGVMLTTSAYMVIILFRHQRQCKHLHSISHMRASPEKRATQTILLLVVFFVVMYWVDFIISSTSFLLWKYDPVILTVQKFVMNAYPTITPLVQISSDNRIINILKQVQSVHNQIFKKA; encoded by the coding sequence TCGGGGTTCTAGCCAAtatgtttctcctttttttctacaCTGTTATAATCCTGTGTCACAGACCTAAGCTCCTGGATCTGATCTCCTGTCAGCTGACCTTCATCCACATAATGATGGTCCTCACTGGAGGGGATATTTGGCTTACAGACATATTTGAGTCACTGAACTTTGAGAATGACTTCAAATGTAAGACAACATTTTATTTAAGCAGGGTAATGAGAGGCCTCTCCATCTGTAtgacctgcctcctgagtgtgttcCAGGCCGTCACTATCAGTCCCAGTACCTCTTTGTTGgcaaaatttaaacataaacttAAATCATACACGATCTATGCTTTCTACTACCTTTGGTCTTTCAATTTGTCATTCAGTAGTAGGTGGATCTTCTATGTAGGTGCTTTTACCAATGTGAGTGACAGCAACCAGATGAAGGTCACTAAATCCTGCTCAATCTTCCCCATGAACTACATCATTCGTGCACTGTTTTTAACAGTGACAGTCTCCAGAGATGTCTTTCTTGTAGGAGTTATGTTGACCACAAGTGCATACATGGTGATTATCTTGTTCAGACACCAGAGGCAATGCAAGCATCTTCACAGCATCAGCCACATGAGAGCGTCCCCTGAGAAGAGGGCTACCCAGACCATCTTGCTGCTGGTGGTTTTCTTTGTGGTCATGTACTGGGTGGACTTCATCATCTCATCCACCTCATTCCTGTTATGGAAGTACGATCCAGTCATCCTGACTGTTCAGAAGTTTGTGATGAATGCGTATCCCACAATTACTCCTTTGGTACAAATCAGTTCTGATAACAGAATAATCAATATTCTAAAACAGGTACAGTCAGTGCAcaaccaaatttttaaaaaagcataa